Part of the Methylophaga nitratireducenticrescens genome is shown below.
GCATAAGCGATGTCACATTGGTGAATGCCAACCAATACTTTGAACAGCCGGACAGCAGCGGGAAATTAGCTGCGTTAATTGCGGCGTAAGGAGGCCATCATGGCACAACAACGTGAAGTGAAAAAATGGATTCGGGGTCAGATAACTTCGGATGGGGCGGGAGTATCGTTAAGAAGGTTAATTGCCTCGCATGAAATAGATATGCTGGATCCATTTTTACTATTTGATGCGTTTGGCAGTGAAAAACCTGAAGATTATATCGCGGGTTTCCCTCCACATCCACATCGTGGTTTTGAAACAGTGACCTATATGCTGGCAGGTAAAATGCGCCATGAAGACAGCGCGGGTAATGCGGGGGTGATTGAAAGTGGCGGCGTGCAGTGGATGACAGCAGGCCGCGGCATTATCCACTCGGAAAAACCGGAGCAGGAGGCCGGTTTACTGGCAGGCTTTCAGTTATGGGTGAACCTGCCCGCTGAGCAGAAAATGATGGCGCCACGCTATCAGGAAAAAGCTGCGAGCGAGATTGCAACCGAAATACGTGAAGCAGGTTTAACAATAAAAGTGGTAGCCGGTGAAACGGTTAATGGAACCAAAGGCGTTATCGATAACAGCTTCGTCGAACCAGTTTATTTTGTAATTGATGCGCCTGCTGGCAGTGTATTTGAAGACCATATTCCGTCTACTCATAATGCCTTTGTTTATGTAGCAGCAGGGCGGGTCAGTATTGGTGATAAACCGACTTCAATCGGTGCCTCGCAGCTGGCAGTATTAAAAGAAGGCGATGCGGTGAAAGTGGTGGCAGAACAGGACAGCACATTCATTGTGGTGGCTGGCAAACCGATTAACGAACCAGTGGAACGGGCAGGACCATTTGTGATGAATACCCGCGCCGAGCTGGAACAAGCCTTTGCCGATTATCGTCGTGGGCAATTTGCCTGATTTTTTAAGTCCGGAAACATCCGGGCTTTATTTTATTGACTATATCAATAAAGCGATTTATTTCACCCGCATATCATTTTCCACAGATTTCACTCCAGCGACGCTGCGTGCTACGACAACCGCGCGTTGAATATCTTCCTGTGAATTAACAAAGCCGCTTAATTGCACAACGCCTTTAAAGGTCTCCATGTTGATCTCGGCGACTTTCAGTGTTTCTTCATTGAGAATTGCCGCTTTGACTTTGGTGGTAATGACACTGTCATCAATGTATTCGCCAGTACCGGACTGGGTGGATGTAGAAGCACAACCACTGACTGACAGTACCCCCATAAGGGGAAGAGCTAACAGCGTTATGAACAGCAAGGGTTTAGTAATAGATTTCATAATATTTTTCCTGAAAAAGTCGTTTGAAGCTGGTTTGATTATTAAAGTAGATGTCTAACGACATAAAGACTCAACTTTTCCAGGGAGAGGTGAACCGAAATAATAAAATTGATTTGGTCCGTATTGCTTGGCGATATTAAAAAAATATCTGTATGTCACTCTGGTGCAATTATCCCAGACTGCCGGCTGCACCCGATTTCACTTAGTTGAAGCCCGACTTGCTCGCTGGTTATTAATGATCCGGGATAGGGCTGAATCCAATAAATTTCGAATTACCCAGGAATTTCTGGCCTATATGTTGGATGTTCGCCGAGTGGGCATTACCCGGGCGGCTACCGCTCTGCATCAGCGACAGTTAATTAACTATCACCGGGAAAATATCATCATTCTGGATCCTGGAGGATTGGAAGCCTCCCCCCGCAGTTGCTATCAAATTGACAAACAAATATACGAACGAGTTATGCGGTCATTTATTAAAAAAGTAGTTTGATTAAAGATTTGGTTCGTTAACGAACATACTTATCGGGTGTTTGTTTAAAACGTGAGCATTTAAATAAAAAGGAAAGCATCATGACTACAAGTACGATTTTATTCTTCATTCTGATCGTGTTATTGGTCGGAGCGTTTCCTTCATGGCCGCTGGGGTTATGGTCCGAAAGGTATAATGAGAGTATTTCTGATTGTATTATTACTAACAGGTCGTATCTAAGTGAGCAACTTTACAGATCCACTGAAAGTCAGTGGGCTCGCTATGGTTTTTTAGTTTTGAAACGTTGACCTTTATTCTTTTTCACAACTTTCCAATCGACGAAAGTGAACGGTTTTAATTTCAACTTGATTATCCGCATGGACCAGTTCCAGTGATGAATTTGCTTTGCATGATTTTCAGCGCCTCTGCTGGAATAGGCACCGTATCGGCTCTTTCATTTATCTCTATAACCCATTCCTCTCATAATCAATCTTGGCAAATCTAATGATCTGAACATTGTTGGCCGTTGATACAGCGATCATTATGAATGCTCTTTAAGGTCTGCTGCTGGCGTGCTAAAAAATAGTCGCCAGTAGTGGTGGATCTGAAAGATAAACAGGCCCTAGTTGTAAGGTTTTGGATGATTGATCTGCGGTGACATGATCCAACAAGTTCTGTTGCGTAGAATGCAGCGATAAAATTAAGACAATGTTAACGTTGTCTTAATTCAATTAAACGAACATGTTGATTTTATTTCGGATATCAACCGATGTATGTATTGATTGTGGAAGATGATGCATTAATGGGCGAGGGCATACAGGCTGGTCTGACCGCATTAGGCATTCAGGCTGAGTGGGTAGTGAATGCCGGAGGAGCTGAAACCGCCATGGCAACCGCCAGTTTTGATGCTGTTATTCTTGATCTGGGTTTGCCAGACCAAGATGGCATGCACTTGCTCTCTCGCTGGCGAGAGCATGGCAATAATCTACCGGTATTGATATTGACGGCACGTGATGCGGTACCGGATCGCGTCAGCGGTTTACAGGCCGGTGCGGATGATTATATGAGCAAGCCCTTTGATCTCACTGAGCTTGCCGCCCGATTACATTCTTTAAACCGTCGTGCGGCCGGACGTGCTACCCAGACCATTCAGCATGGTAGCCTGCAGTTTGATCCCGGCACCTTACAAGTTTCTCTGAATAATAAACCTCTAAACCTGTCGCGACGTGAAATCACAGTATTGGAAACCTTGTTGCAGCAACCCGGGCGGGTGGTCACCGCTGCACAGTTGCAAGATCGTCTTTATGGCTGGGCCGAAGGTATTGAAAGCAATGCTGTGGCGGTGCATATTCATAATTTACGCCGCAAGCTGGGTGATGACTGGATTGAAACAGTTCGCGGTATGGGGTATCGATTGGGGACGGTGAATGCGTCCCGCTAAAGCCAAAGACTATTTACGCTGGCAGTTACTATGGCGCATTGGTATTGCAGTGCTGTTGATGTGGCTGTTACTGGCGCCGTGGCTGCTAATGAGTGTACAGAAGGAGATGCAGAATACTCTGGATAATCGTCTCGCTGCTTCTGCCAAAATGCTGATGTCTCTGATGGCACAATATGATTTGGATCCGTTGATGAATGGTAGTCAACGTAATGCTTTATTTGACCCGGCGGATAATCTTGACTTACCTGCGACACTTGCATGTAAGGTCGCCAATGTGGCCGGGGACGTTATCGCTGTCTCTCATGATGCGCCTGAAAAAGTGTTTTCCACGACTCAACAGGGTTATCAAAATCGCATGCAGGATGGGGAGCAGTGGCGGGTCTTTAATTTGTCGCAG
Proteins encoded:
- a CDS encoding pirin family protein; this translates as MAQQREVKKWIRGQITSDGAGVSLRRLIASHEIDMLDPFLLFDAFGSEKPEDYIAGFPPHPHRGFETVTYMLAGKMRHEDSAGNAGVIESGGVQWMTAGRGIIHSEKPEQEAGLLAGFQLWVNLPAEQKMMAPRYQEKAASEIATEIREAGLTIKVVAGETVNGTKGVIDNSFVEPVYFVIDAPAGSVFEDHIPSTHNAFVYVAAGRVSIGDKPTSIGASQLAVLKEGDAVKVVAEQDSTFIVVAGKPINEPVERAGPFVMNTRAELEQAFADYRRGQFA
- a CDS encoding BON domain-containing protein, which translates into the protein MKSITKPLLFITLLALPLMGVLSVSGCASTSTQSGTGEYIDDSVITTKVKAAILNEETLKVAEINMETFKGVVQLSGFVNSQEDIQRAVVVARSVAGVKSVENDMRVK
- a CDS encoding Crp/Fnr family transcriptional regulator translates to MAILKKYLYVTLVQLSQTAGCTRFHLVEARLARWLLMIRDRAESNKFRITQEFLAYMLDVRRVGITRAATALHQRQLINYHRENIIILDPGGLEASPRSCYQIDKQIYERVMRSFIKKVV
- a CDS encoding DUF3309 family protein, which encodes MTTSTILFFILIVLLVGAFPSWPLGLWSERYNESISDCIITNRSYLSEQLYRSTESQWARYGFLVLKR
- a CDS encoding response regulator, producing the protein MYVLIVEDDALMGEGIQAGLTALGIQAEWVVNAGGAETAMATASFDAVILDLGLPDQDGMHLLSRWREHGNNLPVLILTARDAVPDRVSGLQAGADDYMSKPFDLTELAARLHSLNRRAAGRATQTIQHGSLQFDPGTLQVSLNNKPLNLSRREITVLETLLQQPGRVVTAAQLQDRLYGWAEGIESNAVAVHIHNLRRKLGDDWIETVRGMGYRLGTVNASR